The Synchiropus splendidus isolate RoL2022-P1 chromosome 1, RoL_Sspl_1.0, whole genome shotgun sequence genome includes a window with the following:
- the pip5kl1 gene encoding phosphatidylinositol 4-phosphate 5-kinase-like protein 1 isoform X1: protein MSEARPMNCLFVLVAIVTYILLCQSLASHSPFHWALATFPANTVAFFPPDLCVSMAQVEMSVTATGVGVSTDHQGSGKTKRRRWGGLRQRWKLLGLFEIDQHHEFYGLTCMMKEGLAAAIQTTIDNEPSVQMSDGDFKSEVTRNHENFTMDTFAGPVFASLRGTLGISEQEYQQSLCSENCYLQFISNSKSKADFFLTNDKRFFLKTQNQREVNFLLGNLKLYMEHLKTYPHSLLVKFLGVHRIKVPHKRKKYFIVMQSVFYPDDRINERYDIKGCEVSRWTAPAPEGSPIIVVLKDLNFEGQYIKLDRQRSWLLQQVEIDTNLLKRLNVLDYSLLLAHQPLHSDERNSSLSFANVIMRAKRSVNPACGPSKDVVTSVPGAVQEENAASSCADVDCSQKSQILSPEKAKLGGGRGESSCFKAQNLRLLPDLKNPLHVIDGPEQRYFIGIIDIFTVYSFKKRLEHWWKTLRHLGRTFSTVSPPAYRLRLCRWVQDHTL from the exons ATGAGCGAAGCACGGCCCATGAATTGTCTCTTTGTGTTGGTCGCCATAGTAACCTATATCCTTTTGTGTCAGTCACTGGCCTCTCACTCCCCATTTCACTGGGCCCTGGCAACCTTTCCTGCAAACACTGtagcttttttcccccctgactTGTGTGTTTCTATGGCTCAGGTGGAGATGTCTGTGACTGCAACCGGTGTCGGCGTCTCAACTGACCATCAGGGCTCTGGCAAAACGAAGAGAAGGAGGTGGGGTGGTTTGAGGCAACGGTGGAAGCTTCTGGGCTTATTTGAGATCGATCAGCATCACGAGTTCTACGGCCTGACCTGCATGATGAAGGAGGGACTTGCTGCTGCCATTCAAACCACCATCGACAATGAGCCCTCA GTTCAGATGTCGGATGGCGATTTCAAATCAGAAGTCACCCGGAATCACGAG AACTTTACCATGGACACCTTTGCAGGGCCAGTGTTTGCCAGTCTGCGTGGAACTTTAGGAATCTCGGAGCAGGAATATCAGCAGTCTCTCTGTTCGGAAAACTGCTACCTGCAGTTTATCAGCAACTCCAAGAGCAAGGCCGACTTCTTTCTGAC aaaTGACAAACGCTTCTTCTTGAAGACACAAAACCAGAGGGAAGTTAATTTCCTGTTGGGTAACTTGAAGCTCTACATGGAACACTTGAAGACCTACCCCCATTCCCTGCTGGTCAAGTTCCTCG GCGTTCACCGGATCAAGGTACCACACAAGCGAAAG aaaTATTTCATTGTGATGCAAAGCGTCTTTTATCCAGATGATCGAATCAATGAAAG GTATGACATCAAAGGGTGTGAGGTCAGTCGTTGGACAGCACCAGCGCCTGAGGGAAGTCCAATTATTGTGGTTCTCAAAGATCTCAACTTTGAGGGCCAATACATCAAACTTG ACAGACAGCGCTCCTGGTTGCTACAGCAGGTGGAGATCGACACAAACCTCTTGAAGAGGCTCAATGTTTTGGATTACAGTCTCCTTCTTGCTCACCAGCCACTACATAGTGATGAGCGCAACTCCAGCCTCTCCTTTGCTAATGTCATCATGAGAGCCAAGCG GTCAGTGAATCCGGCGTGCGGCCCCTCTAAGGATGTGGTCACATCTGTTCCAGGAGCAGTTCAGGAAGAAAATGCTGCTTCGTCATGCGCTGATGTTGATTGTTCACAGAAGTCGCAAATCCTGAGTCCAGAGAAGGCCAAACTGGGAGGTGGGCGAGGTGAATCATCATGCTTCAAAGCCCAAAATCTACGTCTCCTTCCCGACCTGAAAAACCCTCTGCATGTTATCGATGGGCCAGAGCAGCGCTACTTCATCGGGATAATTGACATTTTTACAGTTTACAGCTTTAAGAAACGGTTAGAGCACTGGTGGAAGACACTGCGACACCTGGGTCGCACCTTCTCAACCGTCAGTCCTCCTGCTTATAGGTTACGGCTCTGCCGGTGGGTGCAGGACCATACTCTGTAG
- the pip5kl1 gene encoding phosphatidylinositol 4-phosphate 5-kinase-like protein 1 isoform X2, giving the protein MSEARPMNCLFVLVAIVTYILLCQSLASHSPFHWALATFPANTVAFFPPDLCVSMAQVEMSVTATGVGVSTDHQGSGKTKRRRWGGLRQRWKLLGLFEIDQHHEFYGLTCMMKEGLAAAIQTTIDNEPSVQMSDGDFKSEVTRNHENFTMDTFAGPVFASLRGTLGISEQEYQQSLCSENCYLQFISNSKSKADFFLTNDKRFFLKTQNQREVNFLLGNLKLYMEHLKTYPHSLLVKFLGVHRIKKYFIVMQSVFYPDDRINERYDIKGCEVSRWTAPAPEGSPIIVVLKDLNFEGQYIKLDRQRSWLLQQVEIDTNLLKRLNVLDYSLLLAHQPLHSDERNSSLSFANVIMRAKRSVNPACGPSKDVVTSVPGAVQEENAASSCADVDCSQKSQILSPEKAKLGGGRGESSCFKAQNLRLLPDLKNPLHVIDGPEQRYFIGIIDIFTVYSFKKRLEHWWKTLRHLGRTFSTVSPPAYRLRLCRWVQDHTL; this is encoded by the exons ATGAGCGAAGCACGGCCCATGAATTGTCTCTTTGTGTTGGTCGCCATAGTAACCTATATCCTTTTGTGTCAGTCACTGGCCTCTCACTCCCCATTTCACTGGGCCCTGGCAACCTTTCCTGCAAACACTGtagcttttttcccccctgactTGTGTGTTTCTATGGCTCAGGTGGAGATGTCTGTGACTGCAACCGGTGTCGGCGTCTCAACTGACCATCAGGGCTCTGGCAAAACGAAGAGAAGGAGGTGGGGTGGTTTGAGGCAACGGTGGAAGCTTCTGGGCTTATTTGAGATCGATCAGCATCACGAGTTCTACGGCCTGACCTGCATGATGAAGGAGGGACTTGCTGCTGCCATTCAAACCACCATCGACAATGAGCCCTCA GTTCAGATGTCGGATGGCGATTTCAAATCAGAAGTCACCCGGAATCACGAG AACTTTACCATGGACACCTTTGCAGGGCCAGTGTTTGCCAGTCTGCGTGGAACTTTAGGAATCTCGGAGCAGGAATATCAGCAGTCTCTCTGTTCGGAAAACTGCTACCTGCAGTTTATCAGCAACTCCAAGAGCAAGGCCGACTTCTTTCTGAC aaaTGACAAACGCTTCTTCTTGAAGACACAAAACCAGAGGGAAGTTAATTTCCTGTTGGGTAACTTGAAGCTCTACATGGAACACTTGAAGACCTACCCCCATTCCCTGCTGGTCAAGTTCCTCG GCGTTCACCGGATCAAG aaaTATTTCATTGTGATGCAAAGCGTCTTTTATCCAGATGATCGAATCAATGAAAG GTATGACATCAAAGGGTGTGAGGTCAGTCGTTGGACAGCACCAGCGCCTGAGGGAAGTCCAATTATTGTGGTTCTCAAAGATCTCAACTTTGAGGGCCAATACATCAAACTTG ACAGACAGCGCTCCTGGTTGCTACAGCAGGTGGAGATCGACACAAACCTCTTGAAGAGGCTCAATGTTTTGGATTACAGTCTCCTTCTTGCTCACCAGCCACTACATAGTGATGAGCGCAACTCCAGCCTCTCCTTTGCTAATGTCATCATGAGAGCCAAGCG GTCAGTGAATCCGGCGTGCGGCCCCTCTAAGGATGTGGTCACATCTGTTCCAGGAGCAGTTCAGGAAGAAAATGCTGCTTCGTCATGCGCTGATGTTGATTGTTCACAGAAGTCGCAAATCCTGAGTCCAGAGAAGGCCAAACTGGGAGGTGGGCGAGGTGAATCATCATGCTTCAAAGCCCAAAATCTACGTCTCCTTCCCGACCTGAAAAACCCTCTGCATGTTATCGATGGGCCAGAGCAGCGCTACTTCATCGGGATAATTGACATTTTTACAGTTTACAGCTTTAAGAAACGGTTAGAGCACTGGTGGAAGACACTGCGACACCTGGGTCGCACCTTCTCAACCGTCAGTCCTCCTGCTTATAGGTTACGGCTCTGCCGGTGGGTGCAGGACCATACTCTGTAG
- the pip5kl1 gene encoding phosphatidylinositol 4-phosphate 5-kinase-like protein 1 isoform X3, with protein MSEARPMNCLFVLVAIVTYILLCQSLASHSPFHWALATFPANTVAFFPPDLCVSMAQVEMSVTATGVGVSTDHQGSGKTKRRRWGGLRQRWKLLGLFEIDQHHEFYGLTCMMKEGLAAAIQTTIDNEPSVQMSDGDFKSEVTRNHENFTMDTFAGPVFASLRGTLGISEQEYQQSLCSENCYLQFISNSKSKADFFLTNDKRFFLKTQNQREVNFLLGNLKLYMEHLKTYPHSLLVKFLGVHRIKVPHKRKKYFIVMQSVFYPDDRINERYDIKGCEVSRWTAPAPEGSPIIVVLKDLNFEGQYIKLDRQRSWLLQQPLHSDERNSSLSFANVIMRAKRSVNPACGPSKDVVTSVPGAVQEENAASSCADVDCSQKSQILSPEKAKLGGGRGESSCFKAQNLRLLPDLKNPLHVIDGPEQRYFIGIIDIFTVYSFKKRLEHWWKTLRHLGRTFSTVSPPAYRLRLCRWVQDHTL; from the exons ATGAGCGAAGCACGGCCCATGAATTGTCTCTTTGTGTTGGTCGCCATAGTAACCTATATCCTTTTGTGTCAGTCACTGGCCTCTCACTCCCCATTTCACTGGGCCCTGGCAACCTTTCCTGCAAACACTGtagcttttttcccccctgactTGTGTGTTTCTATGGCTCAGGTGGAGATGTCTGTGACTGCAACCGGTGTCGGCGTCTCAACTGACCATCAGGGCTCTGGCAAAACGAAGAGAAGGAGGTGGGGTGGTTTGAGGCAACGGTGGAAGCTTCTGGGCTTATTTGAGATCGATCAGCATCACGAGTTCTACGGCCTGACCTGCATGATGAAGGAGGGACTTGCTGCTGCCATTCAAACCACCATCGACAATGAGCCCTCA GTTCAGATGTCGGATGGCGATTTCAAATCAGAAGTCACCCGGAATCACGAG AACTTTACCATGGACACCTTTGCAGGGCCAGTGTTTGCCAGTCTGCGTGGAACTTTAGGAATCTCGGAGCAGGAATATCAGCAGTCTCTCTGTTCGGAAAACTGCTACCTGCAGTTTATCAGCAACTCCAAGAGCAAGGCCGACTTCTTTCTGAC aaaTGACAAACGCTTCTTCTTGAAGACACAAAACCAGAGGGAAGTTAATTTCCTGTTGGGTAACTTGAAGCTCTACATGGAACACTTGAAGACCTACCCCCATTCCCTGCTGGTCAAGTTCCTCG GCGTTCACCGGATCAAGGTACCACACAAGCGAAAG aaaTATTTCATTGTGATGCAAAGCGTCTTTTATCCAGATGATCGAATCAATGAAAG GTATGACATCAAAGGGTGTGAGGTCAGTCGTTGGACAGCACCAGCGCCTGAGGGAAGTCCAATTATTGTGGTTCTCAAAGATCTCAACTTTGAGGGCCAATACATCAAACTTG ACAGACAGCGCTCCTGGTTGCTACAGCAG CCACTACATAGTGATGAGCGCAACTCCAGCCTCTCCTTTGCTAATGTCATCATGAGAGCCAAGCG GTCAGTGAATCCGGCGTGCGGCCCCTCTAAGGATGTGGTCACATCTGTTCCAGGAGCAGTTCAGGAAGAAAATGCTGCTTCGTCATGCGCTGATGTTGATTGTTCACAGAAGTCGCAAATCCTGAGTCCAGAGAAGGCCAAACTGGGAGGTGGGCGAGGTGAATCATCATGCTTCAAAGCCCAAAATCTACGTCTCCTTCCCGACCTGAAAAACCCTCTGCATGTTATCGATGGGCCAGAGCAGCGCTACTTCATCGGGATAATTGACATTTTTACAGTTTACAGCTTTAAGAAACGGTTAGAGCACTGGTGGAAGACACTGCGACACCTGGGTCGCACCTTCTCAACCGTCAGTCCTCCTGCTTATAGGTTACGGCTCTGCCGGTGGGTGCAGGACCATACTCTGTAG
- the pip5kl1 gene encoding phosphatidylinositol 4-phosphate 5-kinase-like protein 1 isoform X4, translated as MFIFNLNSAHQIVVKKINYNKMPARLKVEMSVTATGVGVSTDHQGSGKTKRRRWGGLRQRWKLLGLFEIDQHHEFYGLTCMMKEGLAAAIQTTIDNEPSVQMSDGDFKSEVTRNHENFTMDTFAGPVFASLRGTLGISEQEYQQSLCSENCYLQFISNSKSKADFFLTNDKRFFLKTQNQREVNFLLGNLKLYMEHLKTYPHSLLVKFLGVHRIKVPHKRKKYFIVMQSVFYPDDRINERYDIKGCEVSRWTAPAPEGSPIIVVLKDLNFEGQYIKLDRQRSWLLQQVEIDTNLLKRLNVLDYSLLLAHQPLHSDERNSSLSFANVIMRAKRSVNPACGPSKDVVTSVPGAVQEENAASSCADVDCSQKSQILSPEKAKLGGGRGESSCFKAQNLRLLPDLKNPLHVIDGPEQRYFIGIIDIFTVYSFKKRLEHWWKTLRHLGRTFSTVSPPAYRLRLCRWVQDHTL; from the exons GTGGAGATGTCTGTGACTGCAACCGGTGTCGGCGTCTCAACTGACCATCAGGGCTCTGGCAAAACGAAGAGAAGGAGGTGGGGTGGTTTGAGGCAACGGTGGAAGCTTCTGGGCTTATTTGAGATCGATCAGCATCACGAGTTCTACGGCCTGACCTGCATGATGAAGGAGGGACTTGCTGCTGCCATTCAAACCACCATCGACAATGAGCCCTCA GTTCAGATGTCGGATGGCGATTTCAAATCAGAAGTCACCCGGAATCACGAG AACTTTACCATGGACACCTTTGCAGGGCCAGTGTTTGCCAGTCTGCGTGGAACTTTAGGAATCTCGGAGCAGGAATATCAGCAGTCTCTCTGTTCGGAAAACTGCTACCTGCAGTTTATCAGCAACTCCAAGAGCAAGGCCGACTTCTTTCTGAC aaaTGACAAACGCTTCTTCTTGAAGACACAAAACCAGAGGGAAGTTAATTTCCTGTTGGGTAACTTGAAGCTCTACATGGAACACTTGAAGACCTACCCCCATTCCCTGCTGGTCAAGTTCCTCG GCGTTCACCGGATCAAGGTACCACACAAGCGAAAG aaaTATTTCATTGTGATGCAAAGCGTCTTTTATCCAGATGATCGAATCAATGAAAG GTATGACATCAAAGGGTGTGAGGTCAGTCGTTGGACAGCACCAGCGCCTGAGGGAAGTCCAATTATTGTGGTTCTCAAAGATCTCAACTTTGAGGGCCAATACATCAAACTTG ACAGACAGCGCTCCTGGTTGCTACAGCAGGTGGAGATCGACACAAACCTCTTGAAGAGGCTCAATGTTTTGGATTACAGTCTCCTTCTTGCTCACCAGCCACTACATAGTGATGAGCGCAACTCCAGCCTCTCCTTTGCTAATGTCATCATGAGAGCCAAGCG GTCAGTGAATCCGGCGTGCGGCCCCTCTAAGGATGTGGTCACATCTGTTCCAGGAGCAGTTCAGGAAGAAAATGCTGCTTCGTCATGCGCTGATGTTGATTGTTCACAGAAGTCGCAAATCCTGAGTCCAGAGAAGGCCAAACTGGGAGGTGGGCGAGGTGAATCATCATGCTTCAAAGCCCAAAATCTACGTCTCCTTCCCGACCTGAAAAACCCTCTGCATGTTATCGATGGGCCAGAGCAGCGCTACTTCATCGGGATAATTGACATTTTTACAGTTTACAGCTTTAAGAAACGGTTAGAGCACTGGTGGAAGACACTGCGACACCTGGGTCGCACCTTCTCAACCGTCAGTCCTCCTGCTTATAGGTTACGGCTCTGCCGGTGGGTGCAGGACCATACTCTGTAG
- the pip5kl1 gene encoding phosphatidylinositol 4-phosphate 5-kinase-like protein 1 isoform X5, translating to MGSPLHCRWSSHKAQETFEEVEMSVTATGVGVSTDHQGSGKTKRRRWGGLRQRWKLLGLFEIDQHHEFYGLTCMMKEGLAAAIQTTIDNEPSVQMSDGDFKSEVTRNHENFTMDTFAGPVFASLRGTLGISEQEYQQSLCSENCYLQFISNSKSKADFFLTNDKRFFLKTQNQREVNFLLGNLKLYMEHLKTYPHSLLVKFLGVHRIKVPHKRKKYFIVMQSVFYPDDRINERYDIKGCEVSRWTAPAPEGSPIIVVLKDLNFEGQYIKLDRQRSWLLQQVEIDTNLLKRLNVLDYSLLLAHQPLHSDERNSSLSFANVIMRAKRSVNPACGPSKDVVTSVPGAVQEENAASSCADVDCSQKSQILSPEKAKLGGGRGESSCFKAQNLRLLPDLKNPLHVIDGPEQRYFIGIIDIFTVYSFKKRLEHWWKTLRHLGRTFSTVSPPAYRLRLCRWVQDHTL from the exons GTGGAGATGTCTGTGACTGCAACCGGTGTCGGCGTCTCAACTGACCATCAGGGCTCTGGCAAAACGAAGAGAAGGAGGTGGGGTGGTTTGAGGCAACGGTGGAAGCTTCTGGGCTTATTTGAGATCGATCAGCATCACGAGTTCTACGGCCTGACCTGCATGATGAAGGAGGGACTTGCTGCTGCCATTCAAACCACCATCGACAATGAGCCCTCA GTTCAGATGTCGGATGGCGATTTCAAATCAGAAGTCACCCGGAATCACGAG AACTTTACCATGGACACCTTTGCAGGGCCAGTGTTTGCCAGTCTGCGTGGAACTTTAGGAATCTCGGAGCAGGAATATCAGCAGTCTCTCTGTTCGGAAAACTGCTACCTGCAGTTTATCAGCAACTCCAAGAGCAAGGCCGACTTCTTTCTGAC aaaTGACAAACGCTTCTTCTTGAAGACACAAAACCAGAGGGAAGTTAATTTCCTGTTGGGTAACTTGAAGCTCTACATGGAACACTTGAAGACCTACCCCCATTCCCTGCTGGTCAAGTTCCTCG GCGTTCACCGGATCAAGGTACCACACAAGCGAAAG aaaTATTTCATTGTGATGCAAAGCGTCTTTTATCCAGATGATCGAATCAATGAAAG GTATGACATCAAAGGGTGTGAGGTCAGTCGTTGGACAGCACCAGCGCCTGAGGGAAGTCCAATTATTGTGGTTCTCAAAGATCTCAACTTTGAGGGCCAATACATCAAACTTG ACAGACAGCGCTCCTGGTTGCTACAGCAGGTGGAGATCGACACAAACCTCTTGAAGAGGCTCAATGTTTTGGATTACAGTCTCCTTCTTGCTCACCAGCCACTACATAGTGATGAGCGCAACTCCAGCCTCTCCTTTGCTAATGTCATCATGAGAGCCAAGCG GTCAGTGAATCCGGCGTGCGGCCCCTCTAAGGATGTGGTCACATCTGTTCCAGGAGCAGTTCAGGAAGAAAATGCTGCTTCGTCATGCGCTGATGTTGATTGTTCACAGAAGTCGCAAATCCTGAGTCCAGAGAAGGCCAAACTGGGAGGTGGGCGAGGTGAATCATCATGCTTCAAAGCCCAAAATCTACGTCTCCTTCCCGACCTGAAAAACCCTCTGCATGTTATCGATGGGCCAGAGCAGCGCTACTTCATCGGGATAATTGACATTTTTACAGTTTACAGCTTTAAGAAACGGTTAGAGCACTGGTGGAAGACACTGCGACACCTGGGTCGCACCTTCTCAACCGTCAGTCCTCCTGCTTATAGGTTACGGCTCTGCCGGTGGGTGCAGGACCATACTCTGTAG
- the pip5kl1 gene encoding phosphatidylinositol 4-phosphate 5-kinase-like protein 1 isoform X6 → MSVTATGVGVSTDHQGSGKTKRRRWGGLRQRWKLLGLFEIDQHHEFYGLTCMMKEGLAAAIQTTIDNEPSVQMSDGDFKSEVTRNHENFTMDTFAGPVFASLRGTLGISEQEYQQSLCSENCYLQFISNSKSKADFFLTNDKRFFLKTQNQREVNFLLGNLKLYMEHLKTYPHSLLVKFLGVHRIKVPHKRKKYFIVMQSVFYPDDRINERYDIKGCEVSRWTAPAPEGSPIIVVLKDLNFEGQYIKLDRQRSWLLQQVEIDTNLLKRLNVLDYSLLLAHQPLHSDERNSSLSFANVIMRAKRSVNPACGPSKDVVTSVPGAVQEENAASSCADVDCSQKSQILSPEKAKLGGGRGESSCFKAQNLRLLPDLKNPLHVIDGPEQRYFIGIIDIFTVYSFKKRLEHWWKTLRHLGRTFSTVSPPAYRLRLCRWVQDHTL, encoded by the exons ATGTCTGTGACTGCAACCGGTGTCGGCGTCTCAACTGACCATCAGGGCTCTGGCAAAACGAAGAGAAGGAGGTGGGGTGGTTTGAGGCAACGGTGGAAGCTTCTGGGCTTATTTGAGATCGATCAGCATCACGAGTTCTACGGCCTGACCTGCATGATGAAGGAGGGACTTGCTGCTGCCATTCAAACCACCATCGACAATGAGCCCTCA GTTCAGATGTCGGATGGCGATTTCAAATCAGAAGTCACCCGGAATCACGAG AACTTTACCATGGACACCTTTGCAGGGCCAGTGTTTGCCAGTCTGCGTGGAACTTTAGGAATCTCGGAGCAGGAATATCAGCAGTCTCTCTGTTCGGAAAACTGCTACCTGCAGTTTATCAGCAACTCCAAGAGCAAGGCCGACTTCTTTCTGAC aaaTGACAAACGCTTCTTCTTGAAGACACAAAACCAGAGGGAAGTTAATTTCCTGTTGGGTAACTTGAAGCTCTACATGGAACACTTGAAGACCTACCCCCATTCCCTGCTGGTCAAGTTCCTCG GCGTTCACCGGATCAAGGTACCACACAAGCGAAAG aaaTATTTCATTGTGATGCAAAGCGTCTTTTATCCAGATGATCGAATCAATGAAAG GTATGACATCAAAGGGTGTGAGGTCAGTCGTTGGACAGCACCAGCGCCTGAGGGAAGTCCAATTATTGTGGTTCTCAAAGATCTCAACTTTGAGGGCCAATACATCAAACTTG ACAGACAGCGCTCCTGGTTGCTACAGCAGGTGGAGATCGACACAAACCTCTTGAAGAGGCTCAATGTTTTGGATTACAGTCTCCTTCTTGCTCACCAGCCACTACATAGTGATGAGCGCAACTCCAGCCTCTCCTTTGCTAATGTCATCATGAGAGCCAAGCG GTCAGTGAATCCGGCGTGCGGCCCCTCTAAGGATGTGGTCACATCTGTTCCAGGAGCAGTTCAGGAAGAAAATGCTGCTTCGTCATGCGCTGATGTTGATTGTTCACAGAAGTCGCAAATCCTGAGTCCAGAGAAGGCCAAACTGGGAGGTGGGCGAGGTGAATCATCATGCTTCAAAGCCCAAAATCTACGTCTCCTTCCCGACCTGAAAAACCCTCTGCATGTTATCGATGGGCCAGAGCAGCGCTACTTCATCGGGATAATTGACATTTTTACAGTTTACAGCTTTAAGAAACGGTTAGAGCACTGGTGGAAGACACTGCGACACCTGGGTCGCACCTTCTCAACCGTCAGTCCTCCTGCTTATAGGTTACGGCTCTGCCGGTGGGTGCAGGACCATACTCTGTAG
- the LOC128765616 gene encoding uncharacterized protein LOC128765616: protein MGRAAVAEQATGPDNSLTILIKHCRDMKRQEARTAALTLLMMLCCLFVSICGIFANSQRELQSRRDVTPNISPLKSDKHVLCPSDSAETEPQKMSVHVGLHNHTWEVIDGEYFDEEKQAIVIPNPGFYFVYVAATCWCRGTEPPSAGIHVKLHKWNADYDKQVMMEEGQEELHCPHDGLKHIYIGQVFKLRAMDHLTVSLRPKDKVHIKSSFGAFTTSFP, encoded by the exons ATGGGACGGGCAGCAGTGGCAGAGCAGGCTACAGGCCCGGACAACTCCCTGACCATCCTCATCAAACACTGCCGGGACATGAAGAGACAGGAGGCACGCACCGCAGCTCTCACTCTCCTCATGATGCTCTGCTGTCTGTTCGTCTCAATCTGCGGCATCTTTGCCAACTCCCAGCGTGAGTTGCAATCCAGGAGAGATGTG ACACCAAACATCAGTCCGTTGAAATCTGACAAGCACGTGCTTTGTCCCTCAG ATTCTGCTGAAACCGAACCACAAAAGATGAGCGTTCATGTTG GGCTGCACAACCATACATGGGAGGTCATTGATGGAGAATATTTCGATGAGGAGAAGCAGGCCATCGTGATCCCAAACCCCGGATTCTACTTTGTCTACGTGGCAGCAACCTGTTGGTGCAGGGGAACTGAACCCCCTTCTGCTGGCATCCATGTCAAGCTGCATAAATGGAACGCTGACTATGATAAGCAAGTCATGATGGAGGAAGGACAGGAAGAGCTCCACTGTCCTCACGACGGTCTCAAACACATATACATAGGGCAGGTTTTTAAGCTTCGGGCTATGGATCATCTAACAGTGAGCCTTCGCCCCAAAGACAaagtgcatatcaaatcttCGTTCGGGGCTTTCACCACATCCTTCCCCTGA